In the Gemmatimonas sp. genome, one interval contains:
- a CDS encoding trypsin-like peptidase domain-containing protein codes for MVQRSTLILLVALTLIGCEGANPSTSNAQTRTLPPAPGKPVGPVPAQTIDGSRRTAITTAVERVAPAVVTVQTETVQKVPVDFFEYFMGGRTGERRNAGIGSGFVVRSDGIIVTNAHVISGATKVSIGMRDGTSYDATVVGIDETNDLAVVRIKAKDLPVAPLGSSSTLIVGEWSIAIGNPFGFVLGNSEPSVSVGVVSAVGRNLAGRGDGGGVYVDMIQTDAAINPGNSGGPLVNASGEVVGVNSSIYSPSGGSVGLGFAIPIDRTKRIVEDLLDHGSVRQPWVGIRLQTPDVQSAREAAAVGAIVARVVPGSPADRAGVRAGDQVIAAGTRPVKNPFDWEARLLDLRVGEQLAVTVRRGSGEQRFSLQVADAPEVSAPKVTVLRELQLVSLTDVIRQERGVASNAGALVYRVSDRIRDEIGLQDGDVIVQVGQTRVNSAEAASAAIDRYGARGPVYVVFERNRQYLQTSFSLR; via the coding sequence ATGGTCCAACGTTCTACGCTCATTCTGCTGGTCGCGCTCACCCTCATCGGCTGCGAGGGGGCGAACCCCAGCACGTCGAATGCGCAGACCCGCACGCTCCCGCCTGCCCCCGGCAAGCCGGTCGGCCCCGTTCCCGCGCAGACCATCGATGGATCGCGTCGGACCGCCATCACGACGGCCGTGGAACGCGTAGCCCCAGCCGTCGTCACGGTGCAGACGGAAACGGTGCAGAAGGTCCCGGTCGACTTCTTCGAATACTTCATGGGCGGGCGCACCGGTGAACGCCGCAACGCCGGCATCGGCTCCGGCTTCGTTGTGCGTAGTGACGGCATCATCGTGACCAACGCCCACGTGATCTCGGGCGCCACGAAGGTCTCCATCGGCATGCGCGACGGAACGTCGTACGACGCCACCGTGGTCGGCATCGATGAGACGAACGACCTCGCGGTGGTGCGGATCAAGGCCAAGGATCTGCCGGTGGCGCCCCTTGGCAGTTCGTCGACGTTGATCGTTGGCGAGTGGTCGATCGCTATCGGCAATCCGTTCGGTTTCGTGCTCGGGAACAGCGAACCCAGCGTGTCGGTGGGCGTCGTGAGTGCCGTTGGTCGAAATCTCGCAGGGCGCGGCGACGGCGGCGGCGTGTACGTCGACATGATCCAGACCGATGCCGCGATCAACCCCGGGAATTCCGGCGGCCCGCTGGTGAACGCGTCGGGCGAAGTGGTCGGGGTCAACAGCTCGATCTATTCGCCGAGCGGTGGATCGGTGGGTCTCGGATTCGCGATCCCGATCGACCGCACGAAGCGGATCGTGGAAGACCTGCTCGATCACGGTTCGGTGCGTCAGCCGTGGGTGGGCATTCGCCTACAGACGCCCGACGTGCAGAGCGCGCGCGAAGCGGCCGCGGTCGGCGCCATCGTGGCGCGCGTGGTTCCGGGATCCCCCGCGGATCGCGCTGGAGTCCGCGCGGGTGATCAAGTGATCGCCGCCGGCACGCGGCCCGTGAAGAATCCGTTCGACTGGGAAGCGCGGCTGCTCGACCTGCGTGTTGGTGAGCAGCTGGCGGTCACCGTGCGCCGTGGCAGCGGCGAACAGCGCTTCTCGCTGCAGGTCGCCGACGCGCCGGAGGTAAGCGCACCCAAGGTCACCGTGCTACGCGAACTGCAACTGGTGTCGCTCACCGACGTCATTCGCCAGGAGCGAGGCGTGGCGTCGAACGCTGGCGCGCTCGTGTATCGCGTGTCCGATCGGATTCGCGATGAAATCGGCCTGCAGGACGGCGATGTAATCGTGCAGGTGGGACAGACGCGAGTGAATTCGGCCGAGGCGGCGTCGGCTGCCATCGACCGATATGGCGCTCGCGGTCCCGTGTATGTGGTATTCGAGCGCAATCGACAGTATCTCCAGACGTCGTTCTCTCTCCGCTGA
- the truA gene encoding tRNA pseudouridine(38-40) synthase TruA has product MPSFLQVMDPRPILLVTQYDGGRFAGWQRQPVVRTVQGDMEMGLARLCATAVPAIGAGRTDAGVHAHGQGVGVRVPERWTPATLRRAMNAILPDDIWVAEAHRMVREFHPRRSAIARRYDYLIGTDEAARSPFRRRFEWAIRHPLDPAALQGEADSVLGEHTFRAFAVAHTAPVDDHHRCIIQHARWVERDGGWVFEVAANRFLHHMVRFLVGTMVEVAQGRRPRGTIARLLVAPDNSGTPAPAPAHGLSLREVTYPAELYVDAS; this is encoded by the coding sequence GTGCCTAGCTTCCTCCAGGTCATGGACCCGCGACCGATCCTCCTGGTAACGCAGTATGACGGGGGGCGCTTCGCCGGTTGGCAGCGTCAGCCCGTCGTCCGCACCGTGCAAGGCGACATGGAAATGGGCCTCGCGCGTTTGTGCGCGACCGCCGTTCCCGCCATTGGCGCCGGGAGGACCGACGCCGGGGTCCACGCGCATGGCCAGGGCGTCGGCGTCCGGGTACCGGAGCGATGGACGCCCGCCACCCTCCGCCGGGCGATGAATGCCATTCTCCCCGACGATATCTGGGTTGCGGAGGCGCACCGGATGGTGCGGGAGTTTCATCCGCGCCGCAGCGCCATCGCGCGTCGATACGATTATCTTATCGGGACGGATGAGGCGGCACGCTCCCCATTCCGTCGGCGATTCGAGTGGGCGATCCGACACCCGCTCGACCCGGCGGCGCTACAGGGAGAAGCCGACAGTGTGTTGGGTGAACACACCTTTCGTGCGTTCGCCGTCGCTCACACGGCGCCGGTCGATGATCACCACCGCTGCATTATTCAGCATGCGCGGTGGGTTGAGCGCGACGGCGGCTGGGTGTTCGAAGTTGCGGCGAACCGTTTTCTCCATCATATGGTGCGTTTTCTAGTCGGAACGATGGTTGAGGTGGCTCAGGGGCGGCGTCCGCGCGGTACGATCGCGCGGCTCCTCGTCGCACCCGACAATTCGGGCACGCCCGCTCCGGCACCGGCTCACGGTCTGTCGCTGCGCGAGGTGACGTATCCCGCAGAGCTTTACGTCGATGCCTCGTGA
- a CDS encoding GAF domain-containing protein gives MPPRSLASLAYALSATSDLDGALIALGECLAELDRGASVALLQYDARRDMLRDRLTPVGAQVVRTSMETTFDHLPKAARVKILAGGPFVDVSDRSADYARLCGFTASLDGGILAVRGLKVEGLLGAVLALYEPRKIFGTRTTERLSPAVALFDLAYVRLAERDAREEAVRTLEDVTQRVHGEYVRKLTALETELREVRNTPQHITALNPAEAIAIQADAARSGEEARRALRRAELADQQLTSAVGQLEQAHVELHRRSEALRQRTRTLYLLDRALSLDAETTEARKLVDGLLALVGDDMQAQRCSLMLRAPEPDYLYLAAARGIAPNIVEGMRIRIGEGVAGRVAAAREPLLVQDVREAAQHPLLRDQYFTTGSFISFPLVYHDELVGVLNLTNRAQRGIYTDEDVERVRLLGLVISLIMSRNALPERLLESINVR, from the coding sequence ATGCCTCCTCGCTCACTTGCTTCGCTGGCGTACGCGCTCTCCGCCACATCCGATCTCGACGGTGCCCTCATCGCTCTGGGGGAGTGCCTCGCCGAGTTGGATCGCGGTGCGTCGGTCGCCCTGCTTCAGTACGACGCCCGCCGCGACATGCTGCGAGACCGGCTCACCCCAGTCGGCGCGCAAGTCGTTCGGACGTCGATGGAGACCACCTTCGATCACCTGCCGAAGGCCGCCCGCGTCAAAATTCTGGCCGGTGGGCCCTTCGTCGACGTCAGTGACCGGTCCGCGGACTACGCCCGCCTGTGCGGCTTCACGGCCTCGCTGGACGGCGGCATTCTGGCCGTCCGCGGCCTGAAGGTCGAGGGTCTGCTCGGCGCCGTTCTGGCGTTGTACGAGCCGCGCAAGATCTTCGGGACTCGTACGACCGAGCGCCTGTCGCCGGCCGTTGCGCTGTTCGATTTGGCCTACGTGCGCCTCGCCGAGCGGGATGCCCGCGAAGAAGCCGTCCGCACGCTGGAGGACGTGACGCAGCGGGTGCACGGCGAATACGTGCGGAAGCTCACGGCGTTGGAAACGGAGCTGCGTGAGGTGCGCAACACTCCGCAGCACATCACGGCGCTCAATCCGGCGGAGGCGATCGCGATTCAGGCGGATGCCGCACGGTCGGGCGAAGAGGCTCGTCGGGCGCTGCGTCGGGCCGAACTCGCCGACCAGCAACTGACGTCGGCCGTGGGTCAGCTCGAGCAGGCGCACGTCGAGCTGCATCGGCGCAGTGAAGCCCTGCGGCAGCGGACCCGTACGCTGTATCTGCTCGACCGCGCGCTCTCGCTCGACGCCGAGACGACCGAGGCCCGGAAACTGGTGGACGGTCTGCTGGCGTTGGTCGGCGATGACATGCAAGCACAGCGGTGCTCACTCATGCTGCGAGCGCCCGAGCCGGACTACCTCTACCTCGCAGCGGCGCGTGGCATCGCGCCGAACATTGTGGAGGGGATGCGTATCCGCATCGGCGAAGGCGTCGCTGGCCGGGTCGCCGCCGCGCGCGAGCCGTTGCTGGTACAGGATGTCCGAGAGGCTGCGCAGCACCCGCTGCTCCGTGACCAGTACTTCACGACGGGAAGTTTCATCAGTTTCCCACTCGTGTATCACGACGAGTTGGTCGGCGTGCTCAATCTTACGAATCGCGCCCAGCGTGGCATCTATACTGACGAAGACGTCGAGCGCGTCCGACTGCTGGGCCTCGTGATCTCGCTCATCATGTCGCGGAACGCGCTCCCTGAACGCTTGCTCGAGTCGATCAATGTCCGCTGA
- the trpD gene encoding anthranilate phosphoribosyltransferase, whose amino-acid sequence MSAEPLTQAIRRLAAHESLDAASVRRAFGVIMRGEGTPVQVAALLMALRVKGETPTEVAGVVEALREAMVVLSAERPDELVDTCGTGGGALTTFNISTAAALVAAGMGVRVAKHGNRSFTSRSGSADVLEALGVVIDTTPPAMAATLADAGIVFMFAPLMHPALRHVGPVRRELAVPTVMNIVGPLANPARAGRQVVGVAERARLELLADALSALGTVRAMVVHGEPGLDEISPLGPTHVMEVRDGRATSWTIDPGAHGISGIVLDDLVGGDPVHNATLIEDVLGGGGSIGAQSAVLLNAAAALYVSRDTGSYSDAVDTTRRAMAEGVGLAALQRLRVASNATRG is encoded by the coding sequence ATGTCCGCTGAACCATTGACCCAGGCGATTCGTCGCCTGGCGGCCCATGAGTCACTCGACGCGGCGAGCGTGCGTCGCGCATTCGGGGTCATCATGCGCGGCGAAGGCACACCGGTGCAGGTGGCTGCACTCTTGATGGCGCTGCGGGTGAAGGGGGAGACGCCCACCGAGGTGGCGGGTGTCGTTGAGGCGCTCCGCGAGGCGATGGTCGTGCTGTCGGCCGAGCGCCCCGACGAGTTGGTCGATACCTGCGGAACGGGCGGCGGGGCACTGACCACTTTCAATATTTCGACGGCCGCGGCACTCGTTGCCGCCGGTATGGGTGTGCGCGTCGCGAAGCATGGCAACCGGTCGTTTACCTCGCGCTCAGGGAGCGCTGATGTGCTCGAGGCGCTGGGCGTCGTGATCGATACGACGCCGCCGGCTATGGCCGCCACGCTGGCCGACGCGGGCATTGTGTTCATGTTCGCGCCGCTCATGCACCCCGCGCTGCGTCACGTCGGCCCTGTGCGCCGGGAGCTTGCGGTCCCGACGGTCATGAACATCGTGGGTCCGCTGGCCAATCCGGCTCGCGCAGGGCGGCAGGTCGTCGGCGTCGCGGAACGCGCGCGTCTCGAGCTACTCGCCGACGCGCTCTCGGCGCTGGGAACGGTCCGGGCCATGGTCGTGCACGGCGAGCCCGGCCTCGACGAGATCTCGCCGCTCGGCCCGACGCACGTGATGGAGGTTCGCGACGGACGCGCCACCTCGTGGACGATCGACCCCGGAGCGCACGGGATTTCGGGAATCGTACTCGACGATTTGGTCGGCGGCGATCCGGTACACAATGCAACGCTGATCGAGGACGTTCTCGGCGGCGGCGGCTCCATCGGGGCGCAGTCAGCGGTATTGCTGAACGCGGCCGCCGCGTTATATGTGAGTCGCGATACCGGTAGTTACTCGGATGCGGTGGACACGACACGGCGGGCGATGGCCGAAGGAGTCGGCCTCGCCGCACTACAACGCCTGCGCGTGGCGTCCAACGCGACCCGAGGGTAA
- a CDS encoding S24 family peptidase: MLDGSGATVKRYYRERDGRIRLQPANETMSPLFVHEDDVRIQGIVVGVLRRY, encoded by the coding sequence ATGCTCGACGGATCCGGTGCGACGGTCAAACGCTACTATCGCGAGCGCGACGGACGGATTCGCCTGCAGCCGGCCAACGAAACGATGTCGCCGCTCTTCGTGCATGAAGACGATGTCCGGATACAAGGCATCGTCGTCGGCGTGTTGCGTCGCTACTGA
- the lexA gene encoding transcriptional repressor LexA, which produces MPLTKRQREILSYLSDYNEENGYAPSFEEIASRFNYNSLATVHEHLTNLERKGYIKRSYNESRAIEILPSELFQRSVELPLLGSVAAGAPIEAMHTGETMSVPDGFLRRSGSHYVLKVRGDSMIEEQIKDGDYVVINDRNAPTTARW; this is translated from the coding sequence ATGCCGCTCACCAAGCGACAGCGGGAAATTTTGTCCTATCTCTCCGATTACAACGAAGAGAACGGATACGCCCCGAGTTTCGAAGAGATCGCATCGCGCTTCAACTATAACTCGCTGGCAACGGTGCACGAGCACCTCACCAATCTCGAGCGCAAGGGCTACATCAAACGCTCGTACAACGAGAGTCGCGCCATCGAGATCCTTCCCTCCGAGCTGTTTCAGCGGTCGGTGGAGCTGCCGTTACTCGGCTCCGTGGCGGCGGGTGCCCCCATTGAGGCCATGCACACGGGTGAAACGATGTCAGTGCCGGATGGTTTCCTGCGTCGCAGCGGAAGCCACTACGTCCTGAAGGTTCGCGGCGACTCGATGATCGAGGAGCAGATCAAGGACGGGGATTATGTGGTCATCAACGATCGCAACGCACCGACAACGGCGAGATGGTGA